In Desulfopila inferna, a single genomic region encodes these proteins:
- a CDS encoding nicotinate phosphoribosyltransferase: MRILEKHAGLYTDMYQLSMAQAYFLDGRKDDSAAFYYFYRKNPFKGAYAVFAGLDDLLQILEGLHFEVDDIEYLEENGFDKKFLAYLKDFRYRADIYSVKEGEIVFPNMPVVEVRGNIIEAQLSETLLLNMLNLSSLIASKAVRMRLVAGDNKILTDFGMRRAHGLGAIHASRATIVGGFDSTSNVYSAFMYDLKASGTMAHSFIQSYNDEITAFRHFAEARPDNCIVLVDTYDTLYSGIPNAIRLAHEMEERGDRLAGIRLDSGDLAYMAKNARQMLDKAGLGYVKIVASNKVDEHVIRSLRDQDAPVDIYGIGTAVLTGQPDAALDGVYKLAMASDRPRLKLSESVHKVTFPGLKQVHRFSDHHGEFMADAVALAEEDPGEISEIHHPFEGGKSLKLQAWLSEPLLEKMMEKGKALHRVQHPAESYEYLKNRLKRLPGEYKRFENPHIYKVGLSTKLNEMRNTLIRNFKQRKST; the protein is encoded by the coding sequence ATGAGGATTTTAGAAAAACATGCAGGCCTGTACACCGATATGTACCAGCTATCCATGGCCCAGGCGTATTTTCTGGATGGCAGAAAAGACGATTCTGCCGCCTTCTATTACTTCTACCGCAAGAATCCTTTCAAGGGAGCATACGCGGTCTTTGCAGGCCTTGATGATCTGCTGCAGATCCTGGAGGGGCTGCATTTCGAGGTGGATGATATTGAATACCTTGAGGAGAATGGTTTCGATAAGAAATTTCTAGCATATCTCAAGGATTTTCGGTACCGGGCCGACATCTACTCTGTCAAGGAAGGGGAAATTGTTTTCCCCAATATGCCTGTTGTCGAGGTGCGCGGAAACATCATAGAGGCACAGCTTAGCGAAACGCTGTTGCTCAATATGCTTAACCTCTCCTCGCTGATCGCCTCCAAGGCGGTCCGAATGCGGCTTGTTGCCGGAGACAACAAGATTCTGACCGATTTTGGGATGAGAAGGGCGCATGGGTTGGGGGCTATTCATGCTTCACGCGCCACCATCGTGGGGGGCTTCGATTCCACTTCCAACGTGTACTCGGCCTTTATGTATGACCTTAAAGCCAGCGGCACCATGGCGCATTCCTTTATTCAGAGCTACAATGATGAAATTACCGCCTTTCGCCACTTTGCAGAAGCACGGCCAGACAACTGCATAGTTCTGGTCGATACCTACGATACCCTGTACTCCGGCATTCCCAATGCAATTCGGTTGGCTCATGAAATGGAGGAGAGGGGAGATCGGCTGGCCGGGATAAGACTGGACAGCGGGGATCTGGCCTATATGGCCAAAAATGCCCGGCAGATGCTTGATAAGGCCGGACTTGGCTATGTCAAAATCGTGGCATCCAACAAAGTGGACGAGCATGTCATCAGAAGTCTGCGGGACCAGGATGCTCCGGTCGATATATACGGCATTGGTACGGCTGTGCTGACCGGGCAGCCGGATGCTGCCCTGGACGGAGTCTATAAACTGGCAATGGCCTCGGACAGGCCACGGCTCAAGCTCTCGGAGTCCGTACATAAAGTGACCTTTCCTGGATTGAAGCAGGTACACCGCTTCAGCGATCATCATGGCGAGTTCATGGCGGATGCCGTCGCTTTGGCAGAGGAAGATCCGGGAGAGATCAGCGAGATACATCATCCTTTCGAAGGGGGTAAATCACTGAAGTTGCAGGCCTGGTTATCCGAACCACTACTGGAAAAAATGATGGAAAAAGGAAAAGCGCTGCACCGGGTACAGCATCCCGCCGAGTCCTATGAATACTTAAAAAACAGATTGAAAAGACTGCCCGGCGAATACAAAAGATTTGAGAACCCGCATATCTACAAAGTGGGCTTGAGCACAAAGCTTAATGAGATGCGCAACACGTTGATTCGAAACTTCAAACAACGGAAATCCACATGA
- the pncA gene encoding bifunctional nicotinamidase/pyrazinamidase, producing the protein MKALLIVDIQYDFLPGGALEVPQGDVVIPVANRLQDFFELVVATQDWHPPDHASFASNHPGKKAMEEIELDGIPQILWPDHCVQGSAGAAFSKELQMNKVEAIFRKGMEPAIDSYSGFFDNGHKKSTGMGDYLKGRNVDTVYVSGLAGDFCVNYTLNDALMLGFNAVLVEDGTKPIDPPAYEKAMHKLKEQGLESIRSSEIDSPIR; encoded by the coding sequence ATGAAAGCACTGCTTATAGTAGACATTCAGTATGATTTTCTGCCTGGAGGCGCCCTGGAAGTTCCGCAGGGGGATGTTGTAATTCCGGTAGCCAACAGATTGCAGGATTTTTTTGAGCTGGTTGTCGCTACCCAGGATTGGCATCCTCCTGATCATGCCAGTTTTGCCTCGAATCATCCGGGTAAAAAGGCCATGGAAGAGATCGAACTTGACGGAATACCACAGATCCTCTGGCCCGATCATTGCGTACAGGGCTCTGCAGGAGCTGCTTTCTCAAAAGAGCTGCAGATGAACAAAGTGGAAGCTATCTTCCGTAAAGGTATGGAGCCCGCCATAGACAGCTATAGTGGTTTCTTTGATAACGGTCATAAGAAATCAACCGGTATGGGCGACTACCTGAAAGGAAGAAATGTTGATACAGTATATGTTTCAGGGCTCGCAGGAGATTTCTGTGTGAACTACACGCTCAACGATGCTTTGATGCTGGGCTTTAATGCAGTATTGGTTGAAGACGGCACCAAACCCATTGATCCACCGGCTTATGAAAAAGCCATGCATAAACTCAAAGAACAAGGACTAGAAAGTATTCGCAGCAGCGAAATTGATTCGCCGATAAGGTGA
- a CDS encoding SLC13 family permease, producing MTPASILIYIILTVALFFFITEWIRADVVAVLVLVTLVITKVLTPEEALAGFSSNAVITIAALLVISSGLVRSGVVKWVADRLITISRDSRFLLVLVGTGIPGLLSGFINIVAAVSIFIPAALRLARQNGIDGSRLLLPMAVTSLMGANLSLIGASHNLVVDSLLQKSTSESFGLFEFTAIGAILVALTIGYTLLVGKKILPDRSSTQEKQHESDDDLVKIYDLNERLWELLVKPGSSVAGQPLHDLGIGRKYGLSIIAVFRGGAELSVEDGDFRFLEKDILAIGGSREMIMQLAGEHSGLTILGQPDAHEEFSWSLFEMIEVVVPPRSTVIGKTLRDIHMREETGLTCVALWREKRPYRTDARDRPLREGDGLMLFGTRDRVREFEPAPDFLWLHPPRREEAPRKLRHLAPVAALLFLAVILSTFFNLLPIAIAALLGAAGMIIIGTVSPGQAYASIDWRTIVLIGGMYPVGAALEKSGAASQMSEMIVSTAGVLGPLYALIAVTLLTVILTQPLHNAVVAVIMTPVAIQVANSLGANPKAFAVAVIVGASASFLMAVGHPAPMLVKKPGGYTNGDYLKFGVALIPLIVVVVAIMVPLIWGL from the coding sequence ATGACACCTGCGAGCATTCTCATTTACATTATTCTCACGGTAGCCTTGTTCTTTTTTATCACCGAGTGGATAAGAGCAGATGTGGTAGCAGTCCTGGTGCTGGTCACTTTAGTCATTACCAAGGTCCTGACACCTGAAGAAGCCCTTGCCGGTTTCAGCAGCAATGCGGTAATTACGATAGCTGCTCTGCTCGTCATCAGCTCTGGTCTGGTGCGCAGCGGAGTGGTCAAATGGGTGGCCGACCGGCTGATCACCATCAGCAGGGACAGCAGGTTTCTGCTGGTATTGGTTGGTACCGGGATCCCCGGTCTTCTATCCGGCTTTATCAATATCGTGGCAGCGGTGTCAATCTTCATTCCCGCAGCACTCCGCCTGGCCCGTCAAAATGGAATTGATGGTTCAAGGCTGTTGCTGCCCATGGCCGTAACCTCTCTGATGGGAGCAAACCTCTCCCTGATAGGAGCCTCCCATAACCTGGTGGTAGACAGCCTGCTGCAAAAATCCACTTCGGAAAGCTTCGGCCTTTTTGAATTTACCGCGATCGGTGCAATCCTCGTGGCACTGACCATCGGCTACACCCTGCTCGTCGGCAAAAAGATTCTGCCCGACCGCAGCAGCACCCAGGAAAAGCAGCATGAATCCGACGACGATCTTGTCAAAATCTACGATCTCAATGAACGCCTTTGGGAACTTCTGGTCAAGCCCGGATCTTCGGTGGCAGGTCAGCCGCTGCATGATCTTGGCATTGGCAGAAAATACGGCCTGAGTATCATTGCCGTTTTTCGAGGCGGCGCAGAGCTCTCAGTGGAAGATGGTGATTTTCGATTCCTGGAAAAGGACATTCTGGCCATCGGCGGCAGCAGGGAAATGATCATGCAGCTTGCCGGTGAGCACAGTGGACTGACCATTTTGGGCCAGCCCGATGCCCATGAAGAATTTTCATGGAGCCTTTTTGAGATGATTGAGGTGGTGGTTCCACCGCGCTCTACTGTAATCGGTAAGACCCTCCGGGATATTCATATGCGCGAAGAGACGGGCCTGACCTGCGTCGCCCTGTGGCGTGAGAAGCGCCCCTATCGCACCGATGCCAGAGATCGCCCTCTGCGGGAAGGCGATGGCCTCATGCTGTTCGGTACACGGGATCGGGTTCGGGAATTTGAACCGGCACCCGACTTTTTGTGGCTGCATCCTCCTCGCAGGGAAGAAGCGCCTCGGAAACTCCGGCACCTTGCCCCTGTTGCCGCTCTTCTCTTCCTGGCGGTTATTCTTAGTACCTTCTTTAACCTTTTGCCCATTGCCATTGCCGCCCTGCTGGGTGCAGCGGGGATGATTATTATCGGCACTGTCTCTCCCGGGCAGGCCTATGCAAGCATCGACTGGAGAACCATCGTCCTGATCGGCGGCATGTATCCTGTTGGTGCAGCGCTGGAAAAAAGCGGGGCAGCCTCTCAAATGTCAGAGATGATTGTCAGCACCGCAGGTGTTTTAGGCCCCCTCTACGCCTTGATTGCAGTAACACTTCTTACGGTGATCCTTACTCAGCCGCTGCATAATGCGGTAGTAGCTGTAATCATGACCCCTGTGGCAATCCAGGTGGCCAATTCTCTTGGCGCCAATCCCAAAGCATTCGCCGTTGCTGTAATCGTCGGTGCCTCGGCAAGTTTTCTCATGGCCGTGGGCCACCCCGCCCCCATGCTGGTGAAGAAGCCGGGTGGGTATACAAACGGTGATTACCTCAAGTTCGGTGTCGCTCTCATTCCGCTCATTGTAGTGGTGGTCGCCATAATGGTTCCCTTGATCTGGGGGCTGTAG
- a CDS encoding glycosyltransferase family 10 domain-containing protein — MAEKFFSFDNTESQLNGRQTCSPRWNNHSFRVKFLHRGLERGNSAAGLLRQFPGCFPQWGNCLFTFDVDDREYDWLVVYQDLPRSKSFFTEEKLCCPREKTILITGEPSSISIFGTDYLKQFGRILSFQEPWAMRHPNVFFHHPGLIWYYGLPFGEEGRFITWDELSDTAPLRKSRSLSTVCSQRRGEVTLHSARVDFTKALKADIPELDIYGHGVLPMQDKAEAIAPYRFHLVIENHVYQHHLTEKMPDAFLGYALPFYHGAPNGSAYFPKDSFIPIDIGNYRKSLEIIRYHLANNEYQDRLPAIIEARRRVLEEQNLFAILHRLINDTNGKITKTTMGKVIRNRSTMRIKNPVAGIRSLSQKGAIIAYHRFLARKRRKSP; from the coding sequence GTGGCAGAGAAATTCTTTTCCTTCGACAACACCGAAAGTCAGCTTAACGGCAGACAAACCTGCTCCCCCCGCTGGAACAACCACAGCTTCAGGGTGAAATTCCTGCATAGAGGACTGGAGAGAGGCAATTCCGCCGCCGGCCTTCTTCGTCAGTTTCCCGGATGTTTTCCGCAATGGGGCAACTGCCTCTTTACCTTTGATGTCGACGACCGGGAGTATGACTGGCTCGTTGTCTATCAGGATCTGCCACGCTCAAAGAGCTTCTTCACCGAAGAAAAACTGTGCTGCCCCCGGGAAAAAACCATTCTGATCACCGGCGAGCCATCCTCAATTTCAATCTTCGGCACCGATTATCTGAAGCAGTTCGGCCGCATTTTGAGTTTTCAGGAGCCATGGGCAATGCGGCACCCCAATGTCTTTTTTCATCATCCCGGCCTGATCTGGTATTATGGGCTCCCTTTTGGAGAGGAAGGCCGGTTCATTACCTGGGATGAATTGTCAGACACAGCGCCATTGCGAAAAAGCAGATCACTCTCCACGGTCTGCTCCCAGCGGCGCGGCGAAGTCACGCTACATTCTGCCAGGGTCGACTTCACCAAGGCCCTCAAAGCTGATATCCCCGAGCTGGATATATACGGACACGGGGTCCTGCCTATGCAGGACAAGGCCGAGGCCATTGCCCCTTACAGGTTTCATCTGGTTATTGAAAATCATGTCTATCAGCATCATCTGACCGAAAAAATGCCGGATGCCTTCCTTGGATACGCCCTGCCCTTTTATCACGGAGCGCCGAATGGTTCCGCCTACTTTCCCAAGGACAGCTTCATCCCCATAGATATCGGCAACTACCGCAAGTCTTTGGAAATCATCCGCTATCACCTTGCTAACAACGAATACCAGGATCGGCTTCCCGCCATCATCGAGGCACGAAGGCGCGTTCTCGAAGAACAGAACCTGTTCGCCATACTGCACCGTCTCATCAATGACACAAACGGGAAAATTACCAAGACCACGATGGGAAAAGTGATCCGCAACCGCTCGACTATGCGCATAAAAAATCCTGTCGCTGGTATCCGCAGCCTCAGTCAAAAGGGCGCCATAATAGCCTATCACCGTTTTCTGGCCCGCAAGCGCCGGAAGTCTCCGTAA
- a CDS encoding glycerophosphodiester phosphodiesterase family protein: MRDRVLLIAALLFFLHSPLWASQEKQIIYHGNRGSSYSLPSLVIAALQRPDFIELPLLLTRDNIPVVFDDLFLDPQTNVADIFPGRSRQDGNFYLIDFTLSEIQQLSLRRHEGDRGATTHLTSFDDALGLLSHLGSSFGVAPRILPVIKYPWFHANEARDISSIVLDAVIANSNSDTVIFLKCFDPDELQRINQDLLPGLPLEVKLIQGIEAAGGRETMRREKERWSGYSYEWLFTRLGLRVAVEYAYALMLDDVDVVEEENLKRLIVDSQGLRMKIFITVPQDSVISPESFYEKILFELNADGLALEHPAGLRSFLKQKASSVEKPRDTPSPQEKNDASGILSDPDALLERLKRVQ; this comes from the coding sequence ATGAGGGACCGTGTCCTGCTGATAGCAGCTCTGCTTTTTTTTCTCCACTCCCCCCTCTGGGCAAGTCAGGAAAAACAGATTATCTACCACGGCAACCGGGGCAGCTCCTATTCCCTGCCGTCTCTGGTTATTGCCGCACTGCAGCGCCCCGATTTCATTGAGCTGCCATTGCTGCTCACCAGAGATAATATCCCTGTGGTCTTCGATGATCTCTTCCTTGATCCGCAGACCAATGTAGCCGATATATTTCCCGGACGCAGCAGACAGGACGGCAATTTCTACCTCATTGACTTTACACTTTCAGAAATACAGCAGCTTTCACTGCGCAGGCATGAGGGTGACCGAGGTGCCACAACTCATCTGACCAGTTTCGATGATGCCCTGGGTCTGCTGTCGCATCTGGGTTCGAGCTTCGGAGTCGCCCCTCGGATTTTGCCGGTTATCAAATATCCTTGGTTTCACGCCAATGAAGCCAGAGATATAAGTTCAATTGTACTTGATGCCGTTATCGCCAATTCCAACTCCGATACCGTCATCTTTCTCAAGTGTTTTGATCCGGATGAACTGCAGCGAATCAACCAGGACCTCCTGCCTGGATTGCCGTTAGAGGTCAAGCTGATCCAGGGTATAGAGGCTGCCGGCGGCCGTGAGACCATGCGCCGTGAAAAAGAGAGGTGGTCAGGTTATAGTTACGAGTGGCTCTTCACTCGCTTGGGCCTTCGGGTAGCTGTTGAATATGCCTATGCACTTATGCTCGATGATGTCGATGTGGTGGAAGAGGAAAATCTCAAACGCCTCATCGTCGACAGTCAGGGGTTGAGAATGAAAATCTTCATCACTGTACCGCAAGATTCTGTAATATCCCCTGAATCCTTTTACGAAAAGATTCTTTTTGAGTTGAATGCAGATGGCCTGGCACTTGAACATCCGGCAGGGCTACGTTCTTTCCTCAAGCAAAAGGCCTCTTCTGTGGAAAAACCACGGGATACCCCTTCGCCACAAGAAAAAAATGATGCTTCAGGCATTCTTAGCGATCCGGACGCACTCCTGGAAAGACTAAAAAGGGTTCAATAA
- a CDS encoding HAD-IA family hydrolase: protein MNKSASYSALDTPYPWDAIDTVLLDLDGTLLDKYFDDYFWEKHVPQVFARKHGLSSAEAEESLLARYRSVESTLQWTDLNYWTQQLDLDIAELKREIDHLINVHDHVLDFFDFVKSLDKRLCLITNAHSTTLEIKLAKTDIGSFFDRIICAEEVGEAKEQLQFWHGLENLLDFDKTRTFFADDTEKVLHAARQYGITHLVHVARPSSKLAARYSPDYHSIGDFSELMTP from the coding sequence ATGAATAAATCAGCCTCATACTCCGCACTGGATACACCTTATCCCTGGGACGCCATTGACACGGTCCTGCTCGATTTGGACGGCACGCTTCTGGATAAATATTTCGATGATTATTTCTGGGAAAAACATGTGCCCCAGGTTTTTGCCCGCAAGCACGGCCTTTCCTCAGCGGAGGCGGAAGAGTCCCTGCTCGCCAGATATCGCAGCGTTGAGAGCACCCTGCAGTGGACCGACCTCAACTACTGGACCCAGCAGCTCGATCTTGATATCGCCGAACTGAAGCGTGAGATCGACCATCTCATCAACGTGCACGATCATGTTCTCGATTTCTTTGATTTTGTCAAATCATTGGATAAACGACTCTGCCTCATAACAAATGCCCATTCCACCACCCTTGAGATAAAACTCGCCAAAACTGATATAGGATCTTTTTTCGACAGGATAATATGTGCAGAGGAAGTCGGAGAGGCCAAGGAACAACTGCAGTTCTGGCATGGCCTGGAAAATCTGCTGGATTTTGATAAAACACGAACTTTCTTTGCCGATGACACCGAGAAGGTTCTCCATGCCGCCAGGCAGTATGGTATTACACACCTGGTCCATGTCGCCAGACCAAGTTCGAAACTTGCCGCCCGTTACTCGCCTGACTATCACTCCATCGGCGATTTCAGCGAACTGATGACGCCATAG